One genomic window of Streptomyces sp. NBC_01498 includes the following:
- a CDS encoding lytic polysaccharide monooxygenase auxiliary activity family 9 protein: MTARRRTAGIVVLSAVPLLLVGTAAVPAAAHGSMTDPVSRVSACFAEGPESPKSAACKAAVAAGGTQALYDWNEVNIAAAAGNHQAIIPDGKLCSAGRDKYKGLDLPRGDWPSSPFTAGNRTFTYRATAPHKGSFELYVTKDGYDPAKPLAWSDLEDKPFVTVTDPKLENGSYVFNGIVPNKSGRHLIYSIWQRSDSPEAFYTCSDVVFGADTGGSPAAPQASAPSEADVEEGASQSTVDHGGHGGDTPGEAEEAVKEAAGDTGKDTGEKPATGTETEAAGANTPEANGADADTGAPQPAGGSENLAETGGDSTTPYIAAGGAAILAAGAAVMFATVRRRAQPAGGGRHSR, translated from the coding sequence ATGACCGCTCGTCGCAGGACCGCCGGGATCGTCGTGCTGAGCGCCGTACCGCTCCTGCTCGTCGGAACGGCCGCCGTCCCGGCAGCCGCCCACGGGTCGATGACGGACCCGGTCAGCCGGGTTTCCGCGTGCTTCGCGGAGGGCCCGGAGAGCCCGAAGTCGGCGGCGTGCAAGGCGGCGGTGGCGGCCGGCGGGACGCAGGCGCTCTACGACTGGAACGAGGTCAACATCGCCGCCGCCGCGGGCAACCACCAGGCGATCATCCCCGACGGCAAGCTCTGTTCGGCGGGCCGTGACAAGTACAAGGGCCTCGACCTGCCGCGCGGCGACTGGCCGTCGTCGCCGTTCACCGCGGGCAACCGCACCTTCACCTACAGGGCCACCGCCCCGCACAAGGGCTCCTTCGAGCTGTACGTCACCAAGGACGGGTACGACCCGGCCAAGCCGCTCGCCTGGTCGGACCTGGAGGACAAGCCGTTCGTCACGGTCACCGACCCGAAGCTGGAGAACGGCTCGTACGTCTTCAACGGGATCGTCCCCAACAAGTCGGGCCGCCATCTGATCTATTCGATCTGGCAGCGCTCGGACAGCCCCGAGGCGTTCTACACCTGCTCCGACGTGGTCTTCGGCGCCGACACCGGCGGTTCGCCGGCCGCTCCCCAGGCGTCCGCCCCCTCCGAGGCCGATGTCGAGGAGGGCGCGTCCCAGTCCACCGTCGACCACGGCGGGCACGGCGGCGACACCCCCGGCGAGGCGGAGGAAGCGGTGAAGGAAGCCGCAGGGGACACCGGGAAGGACACCGGCGAGAAGCCCGCGACCGGCACGGAGACCGAGGCCGCCGGGGCCAACACCCCCGAGGCGAACGGCGCGGACGCCGACACCGGCGCGCCGCAGCCGGCGGGCGGTTCGGAGAACCTCGCCGAGACCGGTGGCGACAGCACGACCCCGTACATCGCGGCAGGTGGCGCGGCGATCCTCGCGGCGGGCGCGGCGGTCATGTTCGCCACGGTGCGCCGCAGGGCGCAGCCCGCGGGCGGCGGCCGGCACAGCCGCTGA
- a CDS encoding cellulose binding domain-containing protein, with amino-acid sequence MRKLAKSRVRAAAAAAVTVALSCTALAAMPASAGAAAADGLVVQYRTSAAGATADQSEPWLKVRNTGSTAVPLSNVKVRYYFKADSASAAYRFACSWAVKGCANITGTFGTPANPTATADRYLEIAFTAGAGSLPPGADTGDMQLRFHRTDWQPLGQSDDYSFGGERATYGDWSRITAHLGGATVWGEAPGGNGPTDPTDPPDPTDPADGPTLFDDFNYSGHTDPRIAANGWSVRANSGGPGVPGAGWAPENVTFAGQGGNSVMNLETSTAGTAASTEQTEILTRSMKFRNGTYAARVRFSDAPRSGPDGDRLVQTFFTINDLKAPMADDYAEYDFEYLPNGGWGEPANILYTTSWETYRPDPWEAVNQHSEARQSYAGWHDLVVTIDNSAITYYVDGRHFGTHGAAYLPERPMSINFNQWLIDLAGQTSTAPRSYDQQVDYVLHVKDQVLSPAQVGALVSGYRAAGTTFEDTVPAV; translated from the coding sequence ATGAGGAAACTCGCCAAGAGCCGCGTCCGCGCGGCAGCCGCCGCCGCTGTCACCGTGGCCCTGAGCTGTACGGCGCTGGCGGCGATGCCCGCCTCCGCCGGCGCCGCGGCGGCCGACGGGCTCGTCGTCCAGTACCGCACGAGCGCCGCCGGGGCGACGGCCGACCAGAGCGAACCCTGGCTGAAGGTGCGCAACACCGGCAGCACCGCCGTACCGCTGAGCAATGTCAAGGTGCGGTACTACTTCAAGGCCGATTCGGCCTCCGCGGCCTACCGGTTCGCCTGCTCGTGGGCGGTGAAGGGCTGCGCCAACATCACCGGGACCTTCGGGACGCCCGCCAACCCGACCGCCACCGCCGACCGTTACCTGGAGATCGCGTTCACGGCGGGGGCCGGATCCCTGCCCCCCGGCGCGGACACCGGTGACATGCAACTGCGGTTCCACCGGACGGACTGGCAGCCGCTGGGGCAGAGCGACGACTACTCCTTCGGCGGGGAGCGGGCCACGTACGGCGACTGGTCCCGGATCACGGCGCACCTCGGCGGCGCGACGGTCTGGGGCGAGGCACCCGGCGGCAACGGCCCGACCGACCCCACGGATCCCCCGGACCCGACCGACCCCGCCGACGGTCCCACCCTGTTCGACGACTTCAACTACAGCGGCCACACCGATCCGAGGATCGCCGCGAACGGCTGGAGCGTTCGCGCGAACTCGGGCGGCCCCGGGGTGCCCGGGGCCGGCTGGGCGCCGGAGAACGTCACGTTCGCCGGTCAGGGCGGCAACTCGGTGATGAACCTGGAGACGTCCACCGCCGGTACGGCGGCGTCCACCGAGCAGACGGAGATCCTCACCCGGTCCATGAAGTTCCGGAACGGGACCTACGCGGCGCGGGTGAGGTTCAGCGACGCGCCCAGGTCCGGCCCCGACGGCGACCGGCTCGTCCAGACGTTCTTCACCATCAACGACCTCAAGGCCCCGATGGCGGACGACTACGCGGAGTACGACTTCGAGTATCTGCCGAACGGCGGCTGGGGCGAACCGGCCAACATCCTCTACACCACGTCGTGGGAGACCTACCGCCCCGACCCGTGGGAGGCCGTAAACCAGCACAGCGAGGCCCGGCAGAGCTACGCCGGGTGGCACGACCTGGTGGTGACCATCGACAACAGCGCCATCACCTACTACGTCGACGGCCGGCACTTCGGCACGCACGGGGCCGCGTATCTGCCGGAGCGGCCGATGTCGATCAACTTCAACCAGTGGCTGATCGACCTGGCGGGCCAGACCAGCACCGCGCCGCGCTCGTACGACCAGCAGGTGGACTATGTGCTGCACGTGAAGGACCAGGTCCTCAGCCCCGCGCAGGTGGGCGCGCTGGTGAGCGGGTACCGCGCTGCGGGCACGACCTTCGAGGACACGGTGCCGGCCGTCTGA
- a CDS encoding beta-N-acetylhexosaminidase, which yields MSPSHPALSLVPRPRKVSPRPGRLILDADTALRSLPGTKAAADLLRGLLTPVTGLPFPPSPDGQIVLSLDPRLGGLGEEGYGLTVGPGALTLRAARPTGLLRGVQTIRQLLPADALSGQVRGGSRELPCVEISDAPAHPWRGAMLDVARHFQPVSYLRRYVDLLAFHKLNTLHLHLTDDQGWRMPVDAYPRLTSVGGRRSESMSRPPGRGDDRFDGVPHTGSYTKEELRSLVGYAAERGVDVVPEIEMPGHVRAALAAYPELGNHPERGLDVWTRWGVCDTVLGVHDGALDFCRTVLDEVMDVFPSPYIHIGGEECPTTEWENSPAARARASAEGLDGPAALHGWFMGRIGEFLVERGRRPVGWAETGTELPLDFTVMTWRDPAHALAAARRGHQVVTAHHRATYLDYAQSAEPDEPPGQPGEPVALHAVHGNEPAPGNWAAEETARVLGTQAQLWTEYVKTPDRIEYLTYPRLCALADRAWSGGRGDWTGFVERLRHHTARLDALGVRYRPLTARSLTTVPAGTAPPRP from the coding sequence GTGTCACCGTCACACCCCGCACTCTCCCTCGTCCCCCGGCCCCGCAAGGTCTCTCCCCGCCCCGGCCGTCTCATCCTCGACGCGGACACCGCCCTGCGGTCCCTGCCCGGCACGAAGGCGGCGGCGGATCTCCTGCGCGGCCTGCTCACCCCGGTGACCGGACTGCCGTTCCCGCCCTCCCCCGACGGACAGATCGTGCTGTCGCTGGACCCGCGGCTCGGCGGACTCGGTGAGGAGGGGTACGGGCTCACCGTCGGCCCGGGGGCGCTGACGCTGCGTGCCGCGCGACCCACCGGCCTGCTGCGCGGCGTCCAGACGATCCGTCAACTGCTGCCCGCCGATGCCCTGTCGGGCCAGGTCCGGGGCGGGTCCCGGGAGCTGCCCTGCGTCGAGATCAGCGACGCGCCCGCCCACCCCTGGCGCGGCGCGATGCTCGACGTCGCCCGGCACTTCCAGCCCGTCTCCTATCTGCGCAGATACGTGGACCTGCTCGCCTTCCACAAACTCAACACCCTCCATCTGCATCTCACCGACGACCAGGGCTGGCGCATGCCGGTCGACGCCTATCCCCGGCTGACCTCGGTCGGCGGCCGGCGGAGCGAGTCGATGAGCCGGCCTCCGGGCCGGGGCGACGACCGGTTCGACGGTGTCCCGCACACGGGGTCGTACACCAAGGAGGAACTGCGGTCCCTGGTGGGCTACGCGGCGGAGCGCGGGGTGGACGTCGTGCCGGAGATCGAGATGCCGGGACATGTACGGGCCGCCCTGGCCGCCTACCCGGAGCTCGGCAACCACCCGGAGCGCGGCCTCGACGTCTGGACCCGGTGGGGTGTCTGCGACACCGTGCTCGGCGTCCACGACGGGGCACTCGACTTCTGCCGGACGGTACTGGACGAGGTCATGGACGTCTTCCCGTCCCCGTACATCCATATCGGCGGCGAGGAGTGCCCGACCACCGAGTGGGAGAACAGTCCGGCGGCCCGCGCCCGCGCCTCGGCCGAGGGGCTCGACGGACCGGCGGCGCTGCACGGCTGGTTCATGGGCCGGATCGGGGAGTTCCTGGTGGAGCGGGGCCGCAGGCCCGTCGGCTGGGCCGAGACCGGAACCGAACTGCCCCTCGACTTCACGGTGATGACCTGGCGCGATCCGGCACACGCCCTGGCCGCCGCCCGGCGCGGCCACCAGGTGGTGACCGCCCATCACCGGGCGACCTACCTCGACTACGCGCAGTCCGCCGAGCCCGACGAACCCCCGGGCCAGCCCGGCGAGCCGGTCGCGCTTCACGCGGTGCACGGCAACGAGCCGGCACCGGGCAACTGGGCGGCCGAGGAGACCGCCCGTGTGCTCGGTACCCAGGCGCAGTTGTGGACCGAGTACGTGAAGACGCCGGACCGGATCGAGTACCTCACCTATCCCCGGCTGTGCGCCCTCGCGGACCGGGCCTGGTCCGGCGGGCGCGGCGACTGGACCGGATTCGTGGAGCGGCTGCGCCACCACACCGCACGGCTGGACGCCCTCGGTGTCCGCTACCGCCCGCTCACCGCACGGTCCCTGACGACCGTCCCCGCAGGTACGGCGCCACCCCGTCCGTGA
- a CDS encoding carbohydrate ABC transporter permease encodes MTPLRPRVRRIPLNAAAVVTVVVCLFPVYWMISTAFTPSRDIRSADPRLIPGTWTLDHFRRAVGADGFELFWRNSVLVTLGAVLLSLLVALGAAFAVARMRWKGRRHFMLMVFIAQMAPWESLIIPVYIISRDTNMLDRLPTLTLVYFMITLPFTIVVLRGFIGTIPPELEEAARVDGCTRTGAFRRVALPLLVPGLMATSLFGFITAWNEFAYANFLIIKEQDNRTLPVWLSSFQNTFGTDWGATMAASTLFALPALVIFLLLQRHVTAGFAAGAVKG; translated from the coding sequence ATGACCCCGCTTCGTCCCCGAGTCCGCCGGATTCCGCTGAACGCCGCCGCCGTGGTGACCGTCGTGGTGTGTCTGTTCCCCGTGTACTGGATGATCTCGACCGCCTTCACTCCGTCCCGCGACATCCGGTCGGCCGATCCCCGGCTGATCCCGGGCACCTGGACGCTCGACCACTTCCGCAGGGCCGTGGGCGCCGACGGCTTCGAACTCTTCTGGCGCAACAGCGTCCTCGTCACCCTCGGCGCGGTGCTGCTGTCGCTGCTGGTGGCGCTCGGGGCGGCGTTCGCCGTCGCCCGGATGCGCTGGAAGGGCCGGCGGCATTTCATGCTGATGGTCTTCATCGCCCAGATGGCTCCGTGGGAATCGCTGATCATCCCCGTCTACATCATCTCCCGCGACACGAACATGCTCGACCGGCTGCCGACGCTGACCCTGGTCTACTTCATGATCACGCTGCCGTTCACGATCGTGGTCCTCCGGGGCTTCATCGGCACCATTCCGCCCGAGCTGGAAGAGGCGGCGCGGGTGGACGGCTGCACCAGGACCGGTGCGTTCCGGCGGGTGGCCCTGCCCCTGCTCGTGCCCGGTCTGATGGCGACCTCGCTCTTCGGTTTCATCACCGCGTGGAACGAGTTCGCCTACGCCAACTTCCTGATCATCAAGGAGCAGGACAACCGCACCCTGCCGGTCTGGCTGTCGTCCTTCCAGAACACGTTCGGCACCGACTGGGGCGCCACCATGGCCGCCTCGACGCTCTTCGCCCTGCCCGCGCTGGTGATCTTCCTGCTGCTCCAGCGCCATGTCACCGCCGGCTTCGCGGCCGGCGCCGTCAAGGGCTGA
- a CDS encoding carbohydrate ABC transporter permease — translation MPVIRERTAPRTPQHRPAPGPPAGPRERRRSRPSPGLWPYALIAPAIGGMLYLLVYPLLRAVVISFQDFGLRQLISGDAEFVGLRNYRTLLSDPRFWEVTGRTFLFMAVNVVLIMVLSTLVALMTERLAKTGRTVVLSALVLAWAMPVVAATTVFQWLFHSEFGIVNRALTTAGFESFDRYPWFANGTAAFTILVVLIVWQSVPFAAITLYSALTTVPAELYESARLDGASGSRIFRSVTFPMLRPIFLLVFSLEVIWTFKAFVQIWVMTRGGPGDATTILPVYAVQTALSSQRYDLGSAASMLTVVLMSGVLVLHFRQMLRQEDESR, via the coding sequence GTGCCGGTCATCCGCGAGCGGACCGCACCACGCACCCCCCAGCACCGACCGGCCCCCGGCCCCCCGGCCGGACCGCGGGAGCGGCGGCGTTCCCGCCCGTCGCCGGGCCTCTGGCCGTACGCCCTGATCGCGCCCGCGATCGGCGGCATGCTGTATCTGCTCGTCTACCCGCTGCTGCGGGCCGTGGTGATCTCGTTCCAGGACTTCGGGCTTCGCCAACTGATCAGCGGGGACGCGGAGTTCGTGGGGCTGCGGAACTACCGCACACTGCTCTCCGACCCCCGTTTCTGGGAGGTGACCGGCCGCACCTTCCTCTTCATGGCCGTCAACGTCGTCCTGATCATGGTGCTCTCCACCCTCGTGGCGCTGATGACCGAACGGCTGGCGAAGACCGGCCGCACCGTCGTCCTCAGTGCGCTGGTGCTCGCCTGGGCGATGCCGGTGGTGGCGGCCACCACCGTCTTCCAGTGGCTGTTCCACTCCGAGTTCGGCATCGTCAACCGGGCCCTGACCACCGCGGGTTTCGAGTCCTTCGACCGCTACCCGTGGTTCGCGAACGGCACCGCCGCCTTCACGATCCTCGTCGTACTGATCGTCTGGCAGTCCGTGCCGTTCGCGGCGATCACCCTCTACTCGGCGCTCACCACGGTCCCCGCCGAGCTGTACGAGTCGGCCCGGCTCGACGGGGCGTCGGGCTCCCGGATCTTCCGCTCGGTCACGTTCCCGATGCTCCGGCCGATCTTCCTGCTGGTCTTCTCGCTGGAGGTGATCTGGACGTTCAAGGCGTTCGTCCAGATTTGGGTGATGACCCGCGGCGGGCCGGGCGACGCCACGACGATCCTGCCCGTGTACGCGGTCCAGACGGCGCTCTCCAGCCAGCGCTACGACCTGGGCTCCGCGGCGTCGATGCTCACCGTGGTCCTGATGTCCGGGGTGCTCGTCCTCCACTTCCGTCAGATGCTCCGCCAGGAGGACGAATCACGATGA
- a CDS encoding extracellular solute-binding protein, protein MKYRLLAGGSVLVMAAALSACSTSSGPADASGDGRTTVDVWLMRDSVSAEFQKEFVAGFEAAHPKIRAEIQIQEWDGIGQKITAALASNDAPDVIEVGNTQVAQFASSGGLLDLTDSKTELKGEDWLKGLAEPGSYEGKQYGIPYYAANRVVVHRTDLFERAGIDAAAIRTREQWIEATAKLNKGGTQGIYLPGQLWYALGGFIWDEGGDFATGSGDEWKGSLDTPEALRGMEFYGRLQALGKGPKDSDEDDPPQAEVMAKGQVAQIIATPGLANAVLGNNARLKGKLGFFPIPGKTADAPGAVFTGGSDLVVPAAAGHPDEALTFIKELTGDTWQKKLAVAMSYVPNRTTLAAAVADDPGASAMAVGAANGHATPNTPGWAAVEAENPIKDYMTAVLVGGDPAKEAAKASQDITRAMNAGS, encoded by the coding sequence GTGAAGTACCGCTTGCTCGCCGGTGGGTCCGTGCTGGTCATGGCCGCCGCGCTCAGTGCCTGTAGTACGTCCTCCGGCCCCGCCGACGCGAGCGGCGACGGACGGACGACGGTCGATGTCTGGCTGATGCGTGACAGCGTGTCGGCGGAGTTCCAGAAGGAGTTCGTGGCGGGTTTCGAGGCCGCGCACCCGAAGATCAGGGCCGAGATCCAGATCCAGGAGTGGGACGGCATCGGCCAGAAGATCACCGCGGCCCTCGCCAGCAACGACGCGCCCGACGTCATCGAGGTGGGCAACACCCAGGTGGCGCAGTTCGCGTCGAGCGGCGGACTGCTCGACCTCACCGACAGCAAAACGGAGTTGAAGGGTGAGGACTGGCTGAAGGGACTCGCGGAGCCGGGTTCGTACGAGGGGAAGCAGTACGGCATCCCGTACTACGCGGCGAACCGGGTCGTCGTCCACCGCACCGATCTGTTCGAGCGGGCGGGCATCGACGCCGCCGCGATCAGGACACGCGAGCAGTGGATCGAGGCGACGGCGAAGCTCAACAAGGGCGGCACCCAGGGCATCTATCTCCCCGGCCAGCTCTGGTACGCGCTGGGCGGCTTCATCTGGGACGAGGGCGGCGACTTCGCCACCGGGTCGGGCGACGAGTGGAAGGGGTCGCTGGACACCCCGGAGGCCCTGCGCGGCATGGAGTTCTACGGGCGGCTCCAGGCGCTGGGCAAGGGCCCCAAGGACTCCGACGAGGACGATCCGCCGCAGGCCGAGGTGATGGCGAAGGGGCAGGTGGCCCAGATCATCGCCACCCCGGGCCTGGCCAACGCCGTGCTCGGGAACAACGCCCGGCTCAAGGGAAAGCTGGGCTTCTTCCCGATCCCGGGCAAGACCGCCGACGCTCCGGGCGCCGTCTTCACCGGCGGCTCCGATCTGGTCGTCCCCGCCGCGGCCGGGCACCCGGACGAGGCGCTGACGTTCATCAAGGAACTGACCGGCGACACCTGGCAGAAGAAGCTCGCCGTCGCCATGAGCTACGTACCGAACCGGACCACGCTGGCGGCGGCCGTGGCGGACGATCCGGGCGCCTCCGCGATGGCGGTCGGCGCGGCGAACGGCCACGCGACACCCAACACCCCCGGCTGGGCCGCCGTGGAGGCCGAGAACCCCATCAAGGACTACATGACCGCGGTCCTCGTCGGCGGTGACCCGGCGAAGGAAGCCGCGAAGGCGTCGCAGGACATCACCCGGGCCATGAACGCCGGCTCCTGA
- a CDS encoding GntR family transcriptional regulator, whose product MDVDVPGTVLKRERARDAVLELIESRSPGDAIPSERALCALLEVSRPTVRSAIDELVAAGLLVREHGRGMFVAPAKITQELVSADLTLTVPRAAGTWSSRLLEFTTHQAGARVGRKLRMSPAEDILYVARLRLVDGTPMAIEHLHIRAALAPGLSAEELESGDLYEHLRDTHGVHVHEAVQAIEPTVVTRAEAGFLDVPELSPALLFERLTSDTTGRPVEYVHSLYRGDRYRIVSRLTLGPAAAAAGPAGGEGHHPGIPPGDFAHGDAMTSSTRGDIQSGG is encoded by the coding sequence ATGGATGTCGACGTACCCGGGACGGTGCTCAAACGGGAGCGGGCCCGTGACGCCGTCCTGGAGCTGATCGAGTCGCGCAGCCCCGGGGACGCCATCCCCTCCGAACGCGCCCTGTGCGCGCTGCTCGAAGTGTCGAGGCCCACCGTGCGCTCGGCGATCGACGAGCTGGTGGCCGCCGGGCTCCTGGTCCGCGAGCACGGCCGCGGCATGTTCGTCGCCCCCGCGAAGATCACCCAGGAACTGGTCTCGGCGGACCTCACCCTGACCGTGCCGCGTGCGGCCGGTACGTGGTCGAGCCGGCTGCTGGAGTTCACCACCCACCAGGCCGGCGCCCGGGTCGGCCGCAAGCTCCGTATGTCACCCGCCGAGGACATCCTCTACGTCGCCCGGCTGCGGCTGGTCGACGGCACCCCGATGGCGATCGAGCATCTGCACATCAGGGCGGCCCTCGCCCCCGGCCTGTCGGCCGAGGAACTGGAGAGCGGCGATCTCTACGAACATCTGCGGGACACCCACGGGGTGCATGTCCACGAGGCCGTGCAGGCCATCGAGCCGACCGTCGTCACCCGCGCGGAGGCCGGGTTCCTCGACGTGCCCGAACTCTCCCCGGCGCTGCTGTTCGAGCGGCTGACCTCGGACACCACCGGCCGGCCCGTGGAGTACGTCCACTCGCTCTACCGGGGCGACCGCTACCGCATCGTCTCCCGGCTCACGCTCGGCCCGGCAGCGGCGGCGGCCGGACCGGCCGGCGGGGAAGGGCACCATCCGGGCATCCCGCCGGGCGACTTCGCCCACGGGGACGCCATGACCTCCTCCACCCGGGGGGACATCCAGTCGGGCGGGTGA
- a CDS encoding response regulator has translation MVAKLHGRYVSAMDGFEVVGVAHSGADALRAAERTRPDLVLLDIYLPDMDGIAVLRELRAAEERDATRTSVDALFITAARDAGVIRAALRAGALHYLIKPFSRSALQEQLRHVASLRTRLDRLGEARQEDVDHIFGTRPPGSRELPKGLAAHTAELVERTLRRHAEGLSATECADEGALSRVSARRYLEYFADTGRAEVTLRYGGTGRPERRYRWVG, from the coding sequence ATGGTCGCGAAGCTGCACGGCCGCTATGTGTCCGCGATGGACGGGTTTGAGGTCGTCGGGGTGGCGCACAGCGGCGCCGACGCGCTGCGCGCGGCCGAGCGGACCCGCCCCGACCTGGTGCTCCTGGACATCTATCTGCCGGACATGGACGGCATCGCCGTGCTGCGTGAGCTGCGGGCGGCGGAGGAGCGGGACGCGACCCGTACGAGTGTGGACGCCCTGTTCATCACGGCGGCGCGGGACGCGGGGGTCATCCGGGCGGCGCTGCGGGCGGGGGCGCTGCACTATCTGATCAAACCGTTCAGCCGGTCGGCGCTCCAGGAGCAGCTGCGGCACGTGGCGTCGCTGCGGACCCGGCTGGACCGGCTGGGCGAGGCGCGTCAGGAGGACGTCGACCATATCTTCGGGACGCGTCCGCCGGGTTCGCGTGAGCTTCCGAAGGGGCTGGCCGCGCACACGGCGGAGCTGGTGGAGCGGACGCTGCGGCGTCACGCGGAGGGGCTGTCGGCGACGGAGTGCGCGGACGAGGGGGCGCTGTCGCGGGTGAGCGCGCGGCGCTATCTGGAGTACTTCGCGGACACGGGCCGTGCGGAGGTGACGCTCCGGTACGGCGGGACGGGCCGCCCGGAGCGGCGCTACCGCTGGGTGGGGTGA